From Solidesulfovibrio carbinoliphilus subsp. oakridgensis, the proteins below share one genomic window:
- a CDS encoding PAS domain-containing hybrid sensor histidine kinase/response regulator, translating to MPAAGQARRQSLGTLGWIDLHLYAMVAVALLSGLLLWWTNVSWRTHFEVYPRLLDTLRLARGDVVRGYVVLERHLAGEATVPLADAEALFEQAALRVDDAAKVLSADEGLPLGEGMPDVAAALAAYRQGIRSFEGLARQSLTGEAGNRNRQRLEFQAAFAALENAADSLSEAIGRQGASISGRQDRANNLLFFVWLLFLAVLGGSLAMAGARRRKAEQALAESEGKYRSLFDQGMDVILLVAEDSGRILDCNLAVTAEWGYECEELVGRTPASLLLATPEAGQATPVEARYADGRRSLVWETRLVTRDGAVRDVSVKTGFFTLGGRRVRLEIYRDVTERKKDETALLEREALLRGLGDNLPDGVIYCLEVRPDGGRRFLSMSQGVERLFDLPAARVLENAGLLFDRIEAADREAFRRAEVEAAAGRAALDVQARMRAGDGSVRWCQFRAASRQAPEGGVVFDGVLFDVTAQKRTESNLRQAMAEAETASKVKSEFLANISHEVRTPLNGVLGMLQLLEMSPLSEEDAASVATALTCGRGLVKVLADILDFSLIDAGRVALCQDACDIRAVVTDVCGMLSPECGKKGISLFSEVSDAVPPFVATDAARLRQILFNVLGNAVKFTSWGVVRLSIVPASRRGGTLHLLFTVRDTGIGIPEERMDEIFDPFTQIDGSLTRKFGGTGLGLGIVKRLIGLLDGHITVESEPGKGTDFTFSIRCVEAEAPVAEGGPVARQPIDAATPVRVLVVEDDAINRMATVSMLEKLGFTAEAVEDGDVALDVLDGGDFDVVLMDIQMPRLSGDEATRRIRRRERPGLDPEIPIIAVTAHAMDGDQERYLACGMDDYLPKPVDMAALGQAVTRAAARRRALFA from the coding sequence ATGCCCGCAGCCGGACAGGCCAGGCGGCAATCCCTGGGAACCCTCGGTTGGATCGACCTGCACCTCTACGCCATGGTCGCGGTGGCCCTGCTCTCGGGCCTGCTTCTGTGGTGGACCAACGTCTCCTGGCGGACGCATTTCGAGGTCTACCCGCGCCTGCTCGACACCCTGCGCCTGGCCCGGGGCGACGTGGTCAGGGGATACGTGGTCCTGGAGCGCCACCTGGCGGGCGAAGCCACCGTTCCCTTGGCCGACGCGGAAGCCCTGTTCGAGCAGGCCGCCCTTCGCGTGGACGATGCCGCCAAGGTGCTGTCTGCGGACGAAGGCTTGCCCCTGGGGGAGGGGATGCCCGACGTGGCGGCCGCGCTTGCGGCCTACCGGCAGGGCATTCGGTCCTTCGAGGGGCTGGCCCGGCAAAGCCTGACCGGCGAGGCCGGAAACCGGAACCGGCAGCGCCTGGAATTCCAGGCCGCCTTCGCGGCCCTGGAAAACGCGGCCGATTCCCTGAGCGAGGCTATCGGGCGCCAGGGCGCCTCCATATCCGGGCGGCAGGACCGGGCGAACAACCTGCTTTTTTTCGTCTGGCTCCTGTTCTTGGCCGTGCTGGGGGGCAGCCTGGCCATGGCCGGGGCCAGGCGGCGCAAGGCCGAGCAGGCCCTGGCCGAGAGCGAGGGCAAGTACCGGTCGCTTTTCGACCAGGGCATGGATGTCATTTTGCTCGTGGCCGAGGATTCGGGCCGCATCCTGGACTGCAATCTCGCGGTCACGGCCGAGTGGGGCTATGAGTGTGAGGAACTGGTCGGCCGCACCCCGGCGAGCCTGCTTCTCGCAACGCCGGAGGCGGGACAGGCCACGCCGGTCGAGGCCCGGTACGCCGATGGCCGGCGGTCCCTGGTCTGGGAGACGCGCCTGGTCACCCGGGACGGGGCGGTGCGCGACGTTTCGGTCAAGACCGGTTTTTTCACCCTGGGCGGCCGGCGGGTCCGGCTGGAGATCTACCGCGACGTGACCGAGCGCAAAAAGGACGAGACCGCGCTCCTGGAACGCGAGGCCCTGTTGCGCGGCCTTGGCGACAATCTGCCCGACGGCGTGATCTACTGCCTGGAGGTGCGTCCGGACGGCGGCCGCCGTTTCCTTTCCATGAGCCAGGGCGTGGAGCGCCTCTTCGACCTGCCGGCGGCCAGGGTCCTCGAGAATGCCGGGCTCCTTTTCGATCGGATCGAGGCGGCGGACCGGGAGGCCTTTCGCCGGGCGGAAGTCGAAGCCGCGGCCGGCCGCGCCGCCCTCGACGTCCAGGCCCGGATGCGGGCCGGGGACGGATCGGTGCGCTGGTGCCAGTTTCGGGCCGCGTCGCGACAGGCGCCGGAGGGGGGCGTGGTCTTCGACGGCGTCCTTTTCGACGTGACGGCCCAGAAACGCACCGAAAGCAACCTGCGCCAGGCCATGGCCGAGGCCGAGACCGCAAGCAAGGTCAAAAGCGAATTCCTGGCCAACATCAGCCACGAAGTCCGAACGCCCTTAAACGGCGTCCTCGGCATGCTCCAGCTGCTCGAAATGTCGCCCCTGTCCGAAGAGGACGCCGCCAGCGTGGCCACGGCCCTGACCTGCGGCCGGGGACTGGTCAAGGTGCTGGCCGACATCCTGGACTTCAGCCTCATCGACGCCGGCCGGGTGGCCCTGTGCCAGGACGCCTGCGACATCCGGGCCGTGGTCACGGACGTGTGCGGCATGCTTTCCCCGGAATGCGGCAAGAAGGGCATCTCCCTTTTCTCCGAGGTGTCCGACGCCGTGCCGCCCTTTGTGGCCACCGATGCCGCCAGGCTGCGCCAGATCCTGTTCAATGTCCTTGGCAACGCCGTCAAATTCACCTCCTGGGGCGTGGTCCGGCTGTCCATCGTCCCCGCCTCGCGCCGCGGCGGGACCCTGCACCTGCTTTTTACGGTCCGCGATACCGGAATCGGTATCCCCGAGGAACGGATGGACGAGATCTTCGATCCGTTCACCCAAATCGACGGGTCGCTCACCCGCAAGTTCGGCGGCACGGGCCTTGGGCTTGGCATCGTCAAGCGTCTGATCGGCCTGCTTGACGGCCATATCACCGTGGAAAGCGAACCGGGCAAAGGCACGGACTTCACCTTTTCCATCCGCTGCGTCGAGGCCGAGGCCCCGGTGGCCGAGGGAGGGCCGGTCGCGCGCCAACCGATCGACGCCGCCACCCCGGTCCGGGTGCTGGTGGTCGAGGACGACGCCATAAACCGCATGGCCACGGTCTCCATGCTCGAAAAACTCGGGTTTACGGCCGAGGCCGTGGAGGATGGGGACGTGGCCCTCGATGTCCTCGACGGCGGCGACTTCGACGTGGTCCTCATGGACATCCAGATGCCGCGCCTGAGCGGCGACGAGGCCACCCGCCGCATCCGCCGCCGGGAGCGGCCCGGCCTCGATCCGGAAATCCCCATCATCGCCGTGACCGCCCACGCCATGGACGGCGACCAGGAACGCTATCTGGCCTGCGGCATGGACGACTACCTGCCCAAACCCGTGGACATGGCGGCCCTTGGCCAGGCCGTGACCCGGGCCGCCGCCCGACGCCGGGCCCTTTTCGCCTGA
- a CDS encoding alpha-keto acid decarboxylase family protein — protein sequence MVVTVLERLMERLKQIGITDVFGVPGDFSFALNDAVDNDPDIRWVGCCNELNAAYAADGYARIKGRAALCTTYGVGELSALCGVAGAYTEHLPVIHLVGMPGVSTQRARRIVHHTLGTGEFDAYADMTKPVVAASAVLTAENAACQIERVLEAALTRNRPVYLAIPQDHADAPLAGEPVCVPEAPQSDPEILAAAIEAIAEKVDAAGSAVVLAGYLIARLGLRPLATDLLARTGLPFATMFMDKTALDETLPGYVGLYDGRIMNPEVRDFVEGCDCVLNLGALWSDFNTGAFTAKIDSRRMVAVMQHEVRVGHATFREVEMRDVLTGLARVLSPKPGGAVPRPKGLGEPKGGPDEAITPDYLYPRWEKFLREGDIVVAETGTVSMGLGFARMPAGAEFFNQTLWGAIGWATPAAFGAAMAAPDRRTLLFTGEGSHQMTVQELGQFGRYGLKPIVFCLNNDGYLIERLLCKDPMSSYNDLAPWNYTQLPAAFGMPDWYTAKVTTNRELEEALSKAESCGTGAYVEVVMDRMAASPLAQKLGESIKTLYGNK from the coding sequence ATGGTCGTGACGGTTCTCGAACGCCTGATGGAGCGCCTGAAGCAGATCGGCATCACCGACGTTTTCGGCGTGCCCGGTGACTTTTCTTTTGCCCTAAACGACGCCGTGGACAACGATCCGGATATCCGGTGGGTCGGCTGCTGCAACGAACTGAATGCCGCCTACGCCGCCGACGGCTACGCCCGGATCAAGGGCCGGGCGGCCCTTTGCACCACCTACGGCGTGGGCGAGCTGTCCGCCCTTTGCGGCGTGGCCGGGGCCTACACCGAACACCTGCCGGTCATCCATCTGGTCGGCATGCCGGGCGTTTCCACCCAGCGGGCCAGGCGGATCGTGCACCATACCCTTGGCACCGGCGAGTTCGACGCCTACGCCGACATGACCAAGCCGGTGGTGGCGGCGAGCGCCGTCTTGACGGCCGAAAACGCGGCCTGCCAGATCGAGCGCGTCCTCGAAGCGGCGCTCACGCGCAACAGGCCCGTCTACCTGGCCATTCCCCAGGACCACGCCGACGCGCCCCTGGCCGGGGAACCGGTCTGCGTCCCCGAGGCGCCCCAGAGCGATCCCGAAATCCTGGCCGCGGCCATCGAGGCCATTGCCGAAAAGGTCGATGCCGCCGGTTCGGCCGTGGTCCTGGCCGGCTACCTCATCGCCCGGCTCGGGTTGCGGCCCCTGGCCACGGACCTGCTTGCCCGCACGGGGCTGCCCTTTGCCACCATGTTCATGGACAAGACCGCCCTCGACGAGACCTTGCCCGGCTACGTCGGCCTCTACGACGGCCGGATCATGAACCCCGAGGTCCGCGATTTCGTGGAAGGGTGCGACTGTGTGCTGAACCTCGGGGCGCTCTGGAGCGATTTCAACACCGGCGCCTTTACCGCCAAGATCGATTCCAGGCGGATGGTCGCGGTCATGCAGCACGAGGTGCGGGTCGGCCACGCCACTTTCCGCGAGGTCGAGATGCGCGACGTGCTGACGGGCCTGGCCCGCGTCCTTTCGCCCAAACCCGGGGGCGCCGTTCCCCGTCCCAAGGGCCTTGGCGAGCCCAAGGGCGGACCGGACGAGGCCATCACCCCGGACTACCTCTATCCGCGTTGGGAAAAGTTCTTGCGCGAGGGCGACATCGTCGTGGCCGAGACCGGCACGGTCTCCATGGGCCTCGGGTTCGCCCGGATGCCGGCGGGTGCGGAATTTTTCAACCAGACCCTGTGGGGGGCCATCGGCTGGGCCACGCCGGCCGCCTTTGGCGCGGCCATGGCCGCGCCCGACCGGCGCACGCTCCTTTTCACCGGAGAGGGCTCCCACCAGATGACCGTCCAGGAGCTTGGCCAGTTCGGGCGCTACGGCCTCAAACCTATCGTCTTTTGCCTCAACAACGACGGCTATCTGATCGAGCGGCTCCTGTGCAAGGACCCCATGAGTTCGTACAACGACCTGGCCCCCTGGAACTACACGCAACTGCCGGCCGCCTTCGGCATGCCCGACTGGTACACGGCCAAGGTCACCACCAACCGCGAACTGGAAGAGGCGCTCTCCAAGGCCGAGTCCTGCGGCACCGGCGCCTACGTGGAAGTGGTCATGGACAGGATGGCCGCCTCGCCCCTGGCCCAGAAGCTCGGCGAATCGATCAAGACGCTGTACGGGAATAAATAA
- a CDS encoding FAD-dependent oxidoreductase: protein MTRKHIVVIGGTAAGPKAASRAKRLDPEAEVTLLQKAPELSMASCGYPYFVAGSVADRSALLATPAGVVRDPAFFAGAKGIAALVGTEATAIDRQAKTVSWQRPATGETGHLPYDKLILATGSVPKVPPIPGRELAGVATLSSLADADGLRALAGTHKGGKAVIVGGGLIGMETCEALVAAGLDVTVVEALPGILMGFLDPELALLVENHAKSKGAAILTGVGIAAILGTDGKVTGVRLADGRELPCSLVVLSIGVAPNVALAKAAGLELGPTGAVATDAHMRTSDPDIYAVGDCVEVKNRLTGRPMLAPFGDLANLEGRVAGENAVLGDTATFPGSIGSGICKVFDFAAAATGLSERRAREAGFDVVTAVNAGPDRPGFMGAKPLVSKLIAEATTGRILGFACVGPGNVNRQAAEMAMAILGDLTIDDVATADLPYAPPYSLAVDHAIATAHVLQNKLRGLMRGASSLAVKERLDAGETPFLLDVRGPKEFEEMRLGLGETLIPLGQLRKRLGDLPADKSAPIVAYCKVSMRGYEAQRVLEAHGYDNVTVLEGGLAAWPFGLEK from the coding sequence ATGACCAGGAAGCACATCGTCGTCATCGGCGGCACGGCCGCCGGACCCAAGGCCGCCTCCCGGGCCAAACGGCTCGATCCCGAGGCCGAAGTCACGCTCTTGCAAAAGGCCCCGGAACTGTCCATGGCCTCCTGCGGCTATCCGTATTTCGTGGCCGGTTCGGTGGCCGACCGCAGCGCCTTGCTGGCCACTCCGGCCGGCGTGGTCCGCGATCCGGCCTTTTTCGCCGGGGCCAAGGGCATCGCGGCCCTGGTCGGCACCGAAGCCACAGCCATCGACCGGCAGGCCAAAACCGTGTCGTGGCAGCGCCCGGCCACCGGGGAAACCGGCCACCTGCCCTATGACAAGCTGATCCTGGCCACCGGCTCCGTTCCCAAGGTGCCGCCCATTCCGGGCCGGGAACTGGCCGGCGTGGCCACCCTGTCGAGCCTGGCCGACGCCGACGGGCTTCGCGCCCTGGCCGGCACCCACAAGGGTGGCAAGGCCGTCATCGTCGGCGGCGGGCTGATCGGCATGGAGACCTGCGAGGCCCTCGTCGCCGCCGGCCTGGACGTGACGGTGGTCGAGGCCCTGCCGGGAATCCTCATGGGCTTTCTGGATCCGGAGCTGGCCCTCTTGGTCGAAAACCACGCCAAATCCAAGGGCGCGGCCATCCTGACCGGCGTCGGCATCGCGGCCATCCTTGGCACGGACGGCAAGGTGACCGGCGTCCGTCTGGCCGACGGCCGGGAACTGCCATGCTCGCTGGTGGTCCTCTCCATCGGCGTGGCCCCCAACGTGGCCCTGGCCAAGGCCGCCGGGCTGGAGCTTGGACCCACCGGCGCCGTCGCCACCGACGCCCACATGCGCACCTCCGATCCGGACATCTACGCGGTCGGGGACTGCGTGGAGGTGAAAAACCGGCTGACCGGCCGGCCCATGCTCGCGCCGTTCGGCGACCTGGCCAACCTGGAAGGACGGGTGGCCGGCGAGAACGCGGTCCTTGGCGACACGGCCACTTTTCCCGGCAGCATCGGCAGCGGCATCTGCAAGGTCTTCGATTTCGCCGCCGCGGCTACGGGCCTGTCCGAACGCCGGGCCCGGGAGGCCGGGTTCGACGTGGTGACGGCCGTAAACGCCGGGCCGGACAGGCCCGGGTTCATGGGGGCCAAGCCCCTGGTCTCCAAGCTCATCGCCGAGGCCACGACCGGCCGCATCCTGGGGTTTGCCTGTGTGGGCCCGGGCAACGTCAACCGGCAGGCGGCCGAGATGGCCATGGCCATCCTCGGGGACCTCACCATCGACGATGTGGCCACGGCCGACCTGCCCTACGCCCCGCCCTATTCCCTGGCCGTGGACCACGCCATCGCCACGGCCCACGTCCTGCAGAACAAGCTGCGCGGGCTCATGCGCGGCGCTTCGAGCCTGGCGGTCAAGGAGCGCCTGGACGCCGGGGAAACGCCGTTTCTGCTCGATGTGCGCGGACCCAAGGAGTTCGAGGAAATGCGGCTTGGGCTCGGGGAGACGCTCATTCCGCTTGGGCAGCTCAGAAAGCGCCTGGGCGACCTGCCGGCCGACAAGAGCGCGCCCATCGTCGCCTACTGCAAGGTCTCTATGCGCGGCTACGAGGCCCAGCGCGTGCTGGAAGCCCACGGCTACGACAACGTGACGGTCCTGGAAGGCGGCCTGGCCGCCTGGCCGTTCGGGCTGGAGAAGTAA
- the ehuB gene encoding ectoine/hydroxyectoine ABC transporter substrate-binding protein EhuB: MRRILGYVAVTLLVAAAGLWGLLYVREGRNAPAPVWSGGALRIGYSSEPPYSYRTSDGKVTGEAPEIAKAVFDAMGVTAVRWVLLDFGRAIPALLDGQVDMLANGLFITPERSAQVLFSLPFCQVRPGLLVRHGNPFSLFSYEDVAARAEVTAAVLDGSVEQAALVRLGKPAQRLFVVPDPAAGLSAVGSGRADCLALSAPTVAWLAGETAGEVEQAAPFREPPDATIRESAFAFRPQDRPLAEAVNAALRRYIGSPQHRRAVSPFGFGPEALPGWSH; the protein is encoded by the coding sequence ATGCGAAGAATTCTGGGCTATGTGGCCGTTACCCTCCTTGTGGCCGCGGCAGGCCTGTGGGGCCTGCTCTATGTCCGGGAGGGCAGAAACGCGCCGGCTCCGGTCTGGTCCGGCGGCGCATTGCGGATCGGCTATTCGAGCGAACCGCCGTATTCGTATCGCACAAGCGACGGCAAGGTCACGGGCGAGGCGCCGGAGATCGCCAAGGCCGTGTTCGACGCCATGGGCGTGACCGCCGTCCGCTGGGTGCTCCTGGATTTCGGCCGGGCCATTCCCGCGCTCCTGGACGGCCAGGTCGACATGTTGGCCAATGGGCTCTTCATCACGCCCGAGCGTTCGGCCCAGGTCCTTTTTTCCTTGCCCTTTTGCCAGGTGCGGCCGGGCCTGCTCGTGCGTCACGGCAATCCTTTTTCCCTTTTTTCCTACGAGGACGTGGCGGCCCGAGCGGAGGTCACGGCGGCGGTTCTGGACGGTTCGGTGGAACAGGCCGCCCTGGTCCGCCTGGGAAAACCGGCCCAACGGCTGTTCGTGGTGCCGGATCCGGCCGCCGGGCTTTCGGCCGTCGGTTCCGGCCGGGCCGATTGCCTGGCCCTGTCCGCGCCCACGGTCGCCTGGCTGGCCGGCGAGACGGCGGGCGAGGTCGAACAGGCCGCGCCCTTCCGCGAACCGCCGGACGCGACTATCAGGGAAAGCGCCTTCGCCTTCCGTCCCCAGGACCGGCCCCTGGCCGAGGCGGTCAACGCCGCCCTGCGCCGGTATATCGGGTCCCCGCAGCACCGGCGCGCCGTTTCTCCCTTCGGCTTCGGCCCCGAGGCCCTGCCGGGCTGGAGCCACTAA